A region of the Bryobacteraceae bacterium genome:
CGTTATCCGGCGCAGATCATCAACGTGCATCATTCGTTCCTGCCCGCCTTCCAGGGCGCGCGGCCCTATCACGCGGCCTTCGAGCGCGGCGTCAAGCTGATCGGCGCCACGGCGCACTACGTGACCGAGGCGCTCGACGACGGGCCGATCATCGAGCAGGAAGTGGTCCGCGTCTCGCACCGCGACCAGCTGGAGGATCTCATCGAGAAGGGCCGCGACGCCGAGCGGCTGGCGCTGGCGCGCGCCGTGCGCTGGCACCTGGAACACCGGATCCTGCTCTATGGCCGCAAGACCGTCGTCTTCACCTGAGGAGGCCGCGAGGATGATTCTGGGAACGGGCATCGATCTGGCGGAAGTGGACCGGATCCGCGCCGCGGTGGAAAAATACGGAACCCGCTTCCTCGAGCGCGTCTTCACGCCCGCAGAGATCGCCTATGTGGAGCGCAAGGCCCACCGCTACGAGCGCTACGCCGCCCGCTTCGCCGCCAAGGAGGCGGGTATGAAGGCGCTCGGCACCGGCTGGCGGCGGGGCGTGCGCTGGCAGGACTTCGAGGTGCGCAACCAGCGCTCCGGCAGGCCGGCACTCCTGCTGCACGGGGTGGCGGCGGAGATCGCCCGTCAGATGGGAGTTGAACGCATTCACCTGTCGCTGACGCACACGGAGGCCGTGGCGCAGGCGTTCGTGATTTTCGAAGGAAGCGGCGCGGCCGGATAAGCTTCAGCGCGCGCTGGCCGCGCCGGCGCGGGTCTGTTCGGCGGGCAGCTCCGCGGGCGCGCTCTCATCCATCTGCCGGGTCACTTCCCAGACGTGCCACATGCGGTGGATCACCGTGATGTTGCCGAGCACGGCGATCACCCACAGAACTGCGGCCATGCGGTCAAACAGCGCGCCGATGATCAGCAGCACCACCCGCTCCGGCCTTTCCAGGAAGCCAACCTTGCACGACGGGATGACGTTTTCCGCCCGGGCGCGCGTGTAGCTGATCATCACCGTGGCGGTCATCACCACGGCCGTCAGCACGACATAAAAGTTCCGGTTGATGTTGGCGTAGTAGACGAGCAGGCCCATCAGCAGGGCGAGGTCCGAATAGCGGTCCACCACCGAGTCGAAGAAGGCGCCGAAGCGCGTTACCTGCCGGGTGGCCCGCGCCACGCGCCCGTCGACCATATCGAACAGCCCGGCGCCGAGGATCACCAGGCCCGCGTAAAAAAACAGGCCGCGGGCGAGCAGGTACGCCGCGTAGATATTGATCAGCAGCCCGAGGAAAGTCAGGACGTTGGGATGGATCTTCGACAGCGCGAGCGCGCGCACGATCCAGAACAGGATTTTTCCTGCCCCGCTGCCGATGGCGCGCGTGATCGTCATCGCGGCTTCACTCCGCCTCCGCGGCTGCGTCGTGAATCGTGGTCAGTTGCAGGATCTCAAAACGCCGCACGCCGCTCGGGCTCGGAATGGTCACCTCGTCGCCCACTTTCCTGCCCACCAGCCCGCGGCCAATGGGGGATGTCGTGGAGATGAGGCCTTTGGCGGCGTCTGCTTCCTCGCTGACCACCAGCTTGTAAGTGATCTCTTCGTTCCGGTCCAGGTCGAGCACGACGACGGTGGAGCCCAGCCCCACGCGGTCGCGCGGAATGCGCGACATGTCGATGAGCGAAAACTCGGCCAGGCGCTTCCGAAGCTGCGCGAGGCGCGCGTCCACATAGCGCTGCCGCTCCTTGGCGGCGTGAAACTCGGCGTTTTCGCGCAGATCGCCATGCGCCCGCGCCTTCAGGATCTCTTTCGGAAGCTGATTGCGCAGCTCATATTCTAGCGCGGCAATCTCTTCCTGGATCTTGCGCTTGATGTCCTCCATTGGATTGAAGGCCAGCTCCCAGACTTCGATTATATCGGACCCGGCCCCGCGGCACCGCATGAGAACTTCGCCGGCGGGCTTGCACTTGTTGTTCGGATCGGCGATGATTCCGTGTATGTCCGCGCCCGCCAGGCTTTGCGCCGGGGCGGCGCGGCGATAGAATAAGTGACCGGACGAGTGGGGGCATGGAAGAACGGCGGAGACGCTCGTGGCCGTTTTCGCTCCTGGCCGCATGGGGCGGAATCGTTCTGGGCTGCGCGTTGCCTGCGGCAGGGCAAAGCCTGATCCAGGCCGAACCCGGCCGCGCGCTCACCACCAGCGACATGGCGGTGCTCGAGGCCCGCGAGCCGCGCGACGACCTGCCCTGCCGCGTCACCCCCATCAAGCCCGCCGTCGGTTTCGACCTGAAGTTCCACGCCGGCTATGAGGTCGCCATCCCGATGCGCGAACTCGCCGGGCTGGAAAACCAGTTGACGATCATCTTCCGCGTCACTCCGGAGAACGCCCCGCAGCGGGCCGCCTATTTTTCCCAGAAAATCCGCGTGCCCAGCATCGAGCCGGACGCAAAGGGCGACGCCTCCCTTCAGGGCGCGTTCGATCTCGGCGAGGGCGTCTACCAGGTGGACTGGCTGATGCGCGACCGCAGCGAGCGCGTCTGCGCCAGCTTCTGGCGCGCCGACGCCGTGCTGTCGCCAAAGGACAGGGACTTGGCCATCGCCCTGGCTCCGGGCACGGCGGCCCCCTCTGACCAGGACGAGTTCGCCGAAGAGCCGCCGGCCGAGAAAGACTACAGCAGCGGGCCACTCTCGGTGAAGGTGCTGATCAACTTCGCCCCACAGAATGGCAATGCGGCCACGCTTCAGCCGGCCGATACCGCTGCGCTCGTCTCCATCCTGCGCACGATCCACCGCGATCCGCGGATCGCGCGCTACTCGGTGGTGGCCTTCAATCTCCAGCAGCAGCGCATCCTCTACCGCCAGGAGGCCAGCGACCGGATTGACTTCCCCGCCATCGGCGAGGCGCTGCGCGGACTGCAACTGGGGCGCGTGGATTTCTCGCAGCTCCAGAACCGGAACGCCGACGCCGAGTTCCTGGCCACGCTCATCCAGAACGAATTCAAGGTCCGCAACGGCGAGCCTCCGCCCGACGGGCTCATCATCGCCGGGCCCAAGGTGATGCTGCCCTCGGGCATCCCCGCCGAGGCGCTGCGCGATGTGGGCGAGACTGAATACCCCGTCTTTTACCTGAACTACAACCTGACGCCGCAACTCACCCCCTGGCGCGACACCATCGGCCAGGCGGTGCGCTACTTCAAGGGGCTGGAATTCACCATCAGCCGCCCGCGCGAACTCTGGTCCGCGGTGACGGAGGTGGTGGCGCGGATCGTAAAATGGAAATCAGGGAGGCGTCCGGCCGATGCATCGTTCAGGGGTTCGCACCTGGTTCCGCCCCGTTAGCGCGCTGGCCGTCCTGCTGCTGGCGCCGCTGGCCGGCGCGCAGGATCGGCGTCTCATCCAGCCCCAGAAGCTGGCGCCTTACGTCACGTCGCCGCAGCCCATCGTCGTCAAGATGCTCGAAATCGCCCGGCTCAAAAGCGGCGAGACGCTGTACGACCTCGGCTGCGGAGACGGCCGCATCCTGACCACCGCCGCGAAGGATTTCGGCGCCCGGGCCGTGGGCGTGGAGCTGAGCCCCGCGCTCGTGCGGCGCGCCCGCCAGGCCGTGGAGAGCCTCGGCCTTCAGGACCAGGTGAAGGTGATTGAAGGCGACCTGATGCAGGTGGACCTTTCCGGCGCCGATGTCGTCGCGCTGTATCTGCTCACCGAAGCCAACGAGCAGCTCCGCCCGAAGCTGGAGCGCGAGCTGAAACCGGGCGCGCGCGTCGTTTCGCTCGAATTCCGCATCAAGGGCTGGAAGCCTGCCCGCATCGAAAAGGTGGAAGCTCACCGCCATCCCTACACGATCTATCTGTACGAGCTGCCGCAGAAGTAAGCGCGCGGCGCGGCGGGATATCCTCAGAACAGAATGCGACGCCTTGCGCTTGTCCTCTGCCTCGCCGCCACGGTCGCTGCGCAGCCGCCGCCCAGGCCCGGCCGGAAGTATTCCACGGTGGAACGGCTTGCGCCGTAACGGCTGGCGGCAGTGCGCGCCGAGCGGCAGCGGCTGGCCGCGCAGCGCCGCGCGCTTGAACCCGTGGGCATCTACGAGGACTTCCCCGCCGTGATACACGTCCACGCCGAAGACGCCCCGCACACGCTGGGCAAACGCGAGGAGGTGCTCGCCGCCGCCCGCGCCGCAGGCGTCCGCGCCGTCTTCTTCAGCGATCACGGCGGCCCGCACCCCGCCACGTGGCATGGCGAGCGCGAGGGCATTCTCTTCTTCGCCGGCGCGGAGAACGGCAACCGCCACGAGCTGCTCTTTCCCCGTCCCGCGCCCGGGCTGCGGTTTCACTCCCACGTCGAAGGCGACCTGGAGGCCTCGCCGGAAGGCTGGGACGGCATGGAAATCTACAACCGCCATGCCGATCACGAAGACGACACGGACCTGGCCGGGTATCTCAAGGCTGCCGCGCGATCCCCGGAAAAGCTCGCTGAGCTGGCGAAGCTCGTGCGCCAGTATCCGGACGAAGTCTACGGCGCCGGCGCCGACTACTGGCCGGAGATCTTCGCCCGCTGGGACCGCGTGCTTGCCACGCGTTTCTTCACCGGCATCGGTGCCAATGACGCGCACCAGAACGCGCTCGTCGGCGGCCAGGTGCTCGTGGATCCCTATGAAGCCGCCTTCCGCAATACGGTGACGCACATCCTCGCCCGGGAATTCACGCACGAAGCGCTGGCGCGCTCGCTGCGCGAGGGCCGGGCCTGGGTGGCGCACGACTGGCTTTGCGAACCGCGCGGCTTCGCCTTCTTCGCAGTGAACTCGCTGGGCGTCTACGAGATGGGCGATACGATCCCGATGGCGGGCTCGACCCGGCTGGTGGCGCGCGCGCCCGTGACCGCGCGCTGGCGCTTCATCCGCGAGGGCAAGGTGGTGCATGAGGCTCTCTCCGACACGGTCTCCTGGCAGGCCGCTGAGCCGGGCATGTACCGCGTCGAGGCGTGGCTCGACATCGACGGCGAGCAGCGTCCCTGGATCTACTCGAACCCCATCCGCCTGGCCCGCCCGGACGCGGGCGCGCTCGCGCTGCCCTCCCAGCAGCTCGACCCCGGCGTCGAGGCTGTCGCCGACATCGAATATGTTGCCGGGGCGCCCGAGGACGCCGATAAGCACCGGCTCGACATCTACCGCCGCCACGGCGCCGCGCGCCGCCCCGTGCTCTTCTTTGTGCATGGCGGGGCCTGGGTCCGCGGCGACCGCAAGCAGTATCCGTTCTTCGGCAACCGCTTCGCCCGCGAAGGCTATGTCGTCGTCGTGCCCAGTTACCGGCTGGCGCCGAAGCATCCGCATCCGGCGCAGATCGAGGACGTCGCCGACGCCTTCGCCTGGACCGTGCGCCACATCGCCGAATACGGCGGCGACCCGGCGCGGATCGTCGTCGCCGGCCACTCCGCCGGCGGGCATCTGGTGGCGCTGCTTGCGGCCAACGAGAAGTGGCTGCGCGGGCGCGGACTGACCACGGCCGCCATCCGCGGCGTCATCTCGATGAGCGGCGTGCCCGACGTCACCGGCGAAGCCGGCGCGCGCGTCTTCGGCAACGACCCGGCCGTGCGCCGCGAGGCGTCGCCGCTGTTCCACGTGCGCGCCGGGTTGCCGCCGTTTCTCATCACCTACTGCCAGTGGGACTATCTGACGCTGCCACAGCAGGCGCGCCGCCTCCACGCCGCCCTCCGCCAGGCGGGCGTGCCGGCCGAGCTCGTCTTTGTCCCTGGCGAAAATCACATCTCGGAAATGACCAGCATCGTCAGGCCCGGCGACGCGACCGCCGCCGCGCTGCTCCGCTTCCTGGGGGGACTCGAGTGACCGCACCGCAGTTCGACGTCGTCGGCGTCGGCCTCAACGCCACCGACACGATGATCCTCATTCCGCACTTCCCCGCTTACGGAGGCAAGGTGCCTTTTCTCGAGGAGCTCCTCTCGCCCGGAGGGCAGGTGGCCAGCGCGATGGTCTGCTGCGCAAGGCTCGGCCTGCGCGTCAAATACATCGGCACCATCGGCGACGACGAGCGCGGGCGCATCCAGTGGGAGAGCCTCCAGGGCTCCGGCATCAACCTTGACCACGTGCAGCGCCGCCCCGGCGTGCCCAACCAGTCCGCCTACATCCTCATCGACCAGAGCACCGGAGAACGCACCGTCTTCTGGCACCGCCCCGAAGCGCTGAAAATCACGCCCGAAGAGATCACCCCGGACCAGATCACCTGCGCGCGCCTGCTCCACATCGACGGCCACGACACGCCCGCCGTGGCCCACGCCGCGCGCATCGCCCGCCAGCACGGCATCCCGGTCACCGTCGATGTCGATACCATCTACAAAGGCTTCGAAGACGTGCTGCCGAACGTCGATTACCTGATCACCTCCAGCGAATTTCCCGAGCGATGGACCGGCGAGTCCGACCCGCTCCGGGCGCTGGCGCTCATCCAGGATACTTACGGCATGAAGGTGGCGGCCATGACGCTCGGGGCGCACGGGGCGCTGGCCCGTATGGACGGCCGCTTCCATTATTCGCCCGCCTTCGTCGTCAATTGCATCGACACGACCGGCGCCGGCGACATCTTCCACGGCGCCTTCTGCTACGCGGTGCTCAAGGGGTTCGGCATCGCAGAGGCGCTCGAGTTCTCCAACGCGATGGCCGCGCTCAACTGCACCGCCCTCGGCGCCCGCGGCCGCATCGCTTCCGAGGCGGAAGCACGCGCCCTCATCCAGCGCGGCGAGCGGCGCGCGCTGTCCGAATTCCGCCGGTTCTGGGACGCGGCGCGATGATCCCCATTCACGACTCGCAGCGCAGCTACTCGCAGCCGCTCGTCACCATCGGCCTCATCGCCGCCAATGTGTTCGTGTTCCTCTATCAGGTCTCGCTCGACCCGTACACGCGCAACGATTTTCTGTTCCTTTACGGACTGGTGCCGGAGCGGTTCTCCTGGCTGAACGTGTTCACGTCGATGTTCCTGCACGGCGGCTGGCTGCACCTGGCCGGCAACATGCTCTTCCTCTGGGTTTTCGGCGACAACATCGAGGACATCCTCGGCCACGGGCGCTTCCTTGCCTTTTACCTGCTGTGCGGCGCCGCGGCGGCGCTGGGCCAGTTCGCGGTGAACCCGGACTCGCGCGTGCCGATGATCGGCGCCAGCGGCGCCATCGCCGGCGTGATGGGGGCGTACCTGGTGAAGTTCCCGCACTCGCGCATCGTCATGCTCGGCTGGTTCCTTTTCGTCTTCACCTTTGAGCTGCCAGCCTACATCGTGCTGGTGTACTGGTTCATCGTGCAGCTTTTCAGCGGCATCGGCTCCATTGCGGACGCCGCCGCCCAGCGAGGCGGCGTCGCGTTTCTGGCGCATGCGGCCGGGTTCCTGGCCGGCATCGCGCTCATTCACGTCTTCCGGACCCGCGACCGCTACCGGTTGCGCCGTGACCTGGTGTGGTGATGTTCTATCCCCCCGCTCTCGACCTCGACAACGTCGCTCCGCTCGATGTGCTTGCCATTGCGGCGCACCCGGACGACATCGAACAGACCTGCGGCGGCGCGCTGCTGCGCATGGCTGACATGGGCTACCGCACCGGCGCGCTCGACCTCACCGCCGGCGACATGGGCACCCGCGGCACGCCCGAAGAGCGCATCCGCGAATCCAAAGAAGCCGCCCGCATCCTCGGGCTCGCCTTCCGCGAGAACCTCCGCATGCCGGACGCGCGGCTCGAAAACAACATCGGGCTGCGGATGACGCTGATGGCCGTCATCCGGCGCCTGAAGCCGCGCGTCGTCATCCTCCCCTACTGGGAAGCGCGCCACCCGGACCACTACCACGCTTCGGCCCTCGGTTTCGAGGCCTCATTCCTGGCTGGCATCCGCAAGCTCGACAGCCAGAGCGAGCCGCACCGGCCCTTCAAGGTCGTCTACGCCTCCCTCTACGCCAACGTCCAGCCCTCCTTCGTCGTGGACATCACGCCATACTTTGAGCGGCGCATGGAGTCGCTGTTCGCCTACCAGTCCCAGTACGGCCCGCACGCCGAGGGCGCGGACCTGTTCCCGGACCGCGAAGAGATCCATGACCGGCTCCGCTCGATCGCGCGCTTCTACGGCAATCTGATTGGCGTGAAATACGGCGAACCGTACGTCGTCCGGGAAACCATGCGCGTTGACGACCTCGTCGCCATGGGCGTGCGGACTTTCTGACCGCCCGCGCGCCCGCCGATTGGGCGATCCTGTACTCATGGTGATTCGCGACATCGCCTGCCGGGCCGAATTCCTCCCGGACCGCATGGGCAAGGTGACGCTCGCCTCCGGCGAACGTCTCTTCGCCGGTCTCAATTGCCTGTTACCCGGGCAAGAGCACGCCGCGCACGTTCACTCGAACCAGGACAAGCTCTACTTCATCCTCGCCGGCCAGGGCGAGGCCATTCTCGGCGAGGAGGCGCACGCCGTCGGCGAAGGCGACCTGGTGCTGGCGCCGGCCGGCCTCCCGCACGGGCTCAAGAAC
Encoded here:
- the acpS gene encoding holo-[acyl-carrier-protein] synthase, yielding MILGTGIDLAEVDRIRAAVEKYGTRFLERVFTPAEIAYVERKAHRYERYAARFAAKEAGMKALGTGWRRGVRWQDFEVRNQRSGRPALLLHGVAAEIARQMGVERIHLSLTHTEAVAQAFVIFEGSGAAG
- a CDS encoding CDP-diacylglycerol--inositol 3-phosphatidyltransferase, with the protein product MTITRAIGSGAGKILFWIVRALALSKIHPNVLTFLGLLINIYAAYLLARGLFFYAGLVILGAGLFDMVDGRVARATRQVTRFGAFFDSVVDRYSDLALLMGLLVYYANINRNFYVVLTAVVMTATVMISYTRARAENVIPSCKVGFLERPERVVLLIIGALFDRMAAVLWVIAVLGNITVIHRMWHVWEVTRQMDESAPAELPAEQTRAGAASAR
- the greA gene encoding transcription elongation factor GreA — protein: MRCRGAGSDIIEVWELAFNPMEDIKRKIQEEIAALEYELRNQLPKEILKARAHGDLRENAEFHAAKERQRYVDARLAQLRKRLAEFSLIDMSRIPRDRVGLGSTVVVLDLDRNEEITYKLVVSEEADAAKGLISTTSPIGRGLVGRKVGDEVTIPSPSGVRRFEILQLTTIHDAAAEAE
- a CDS encoding 50S ribosomal protein L11 methyltransferase produces the protein MHRSGVRTWFRPVSALAVLLLAPLAGAQDRRLIQPQKLAPYVTSPQPIVVKMLEIARLKSGETLYDLGCGDGRILTTAAKDFGARAVGVELSPALVRRARQAVESLGLQDQVKVIEGDLMQVDLSGADVVALYLLTEANEQLRPKLERELKPGARVVSLEFRIKGWKPARIEKVEAHRHPYTIYLYELPQK
- a CDS encoding ribokinase produces the protein MTAPQFDVVGVGLNATDTMILIPHFPAYGGKVPFLEELLSPGGQVASAMVCCARLGLRVKYIGTIGDDERGRIQWESLQGSGINLDHVQRRPGVPNQSAYILIDQSTGERTVFWHRPEALKITPEEITPDQITCARLLHIDGHDTPAVAHAARIARQHGIPVTVDVDTIYKGFEDVLPNVDYLITSSEFPERWTGESDPLRALALIQDTYGMKVAAMTLGAHGALARMDGRFHYSPAFVVNCIDTTGAGDIFHGAFCYAVLKGFGIAEALEFSNAMAALNCTALGARGRIASEAEARALIQRGERRALSEFRRFWDAAR
- a CDS encoding rhomboid family intramembrane serine protease, whose translation is MIPIHDSQRSYSQPLVTIGLIAANVFVFLYQVSLDPYTRNDFLFLYGLVPERFSWLNVFTSMFLHGGWLHLAGNMLFLWVFGDNIEDILGHGRFLAFYLLCGAAAALGQFAVNPDSRVPMIGASGAIAGVMGAYLVKFPHSRIVMLGWFLFVFTFELPAYIVLVYWFIVQLFSGIGSIADAAAQRGGVAFLAHAAGFLAGIALIHVFRTRDRYRLRRDLVW
- a CDS encoding bacillithiol biosynthesis deacetylase BshB1, producing MFYPPALDLDNVAPLDVLAIAAHPDDIEQTCGGALLRMADMGYRTGALDLTAGDMGTRGTPEERIRESKEAARILGLAFRENLRMPDARLENNIGLRMTLMAVIRRLKPRVVILPYWEARHPDHYHASALGFEASFLAGIRKLDSQSEPHRPFKVVYASLYANVQPSFVVDITPYFERRMESLFAYQSQYGPHAEGADLFPDREEIHDRLRSIARFYGNLIGVKYGEPYVVRETMRVDDLVAMGVRTF